The following are encoded together in the Bradyrhizobium sp. CCGUVB1N3 genome:
- a CDS encoding sulfite exporter TauE/SafE family protein, whose translation MDGLVFALFALAALVGGFVSGFSGFAMGLVVSGVWLHIITPMQTATLIAGYGLLTQGYGIVKLRHVLDLKKAWPLALGTVIGIPIGVSILAYLNPAHLRSGVGVLLILYAIYGLTRPVFAPMKIGTGADIAIGISNGLLGGLTGLGGIISTISCQWRGWPKDVQRAVFQPVLFVAFVVISLSQAAAGTITRDTLVLYALGVPFMVAGLWSGFRLFGKIDDETFRKTVLVLLLFAGLSLIISVLPFSVH comes from the coding sequence ATGGATGGACTTGTCTTCGCGCTGTTTGCGCTTGCCGCGCTCGTCGGCGGCTTCGTCAGTGGATTCTCCGGCTTCGCCATGGGCCTCGTCGTATCCGGCGTCTGGCTGCACATCATCACGCCGATGCAGACCGCCACGCTGATCGCGGGCTACGGCCTGCTCACGCAAGGCTACGGCATCGTCAAGCTGCGGCATGTGCTCGATCTCAAGAAAGCCTGGCCGCTCGCGCTCGGCACCGTGATCGGAATCCCGATCGGCGTCAGCATTCTCGCCTACCTCAACCCGGCCCACCTGCGGTCCGGCGTCGGGGTTCTGCTGATACTCTATGCGATCTATGGCCTCACGCGGCCGGTGTTCGCTCCGATGAAGATCGGCACCGGGGCCGACATCGCGATCGGCATCTCCAACGGACTGCTCGGCGGCCTGACAGGGCTTGGCGGCATCATCTCGACGATCTCTTGCCAATGGCGCGGCTGGCCGAAGGACGTACAGCGTGCCGTGTTTCAGCCGGTGCTGTTCGTGGCCTTCGTGGTCATCTCGCTGTCCCAGGCCGCCGCCGGCACCATCACCAGGGATACGCTTGTGCTGTACGCGCTGGGCGTGCCGTTCATGGTCGCCGGCCTTTGGTCGGGCTTCCGCCTGTTCGGAAAGATCGACGATGAAACCTTCCGCAAGACGGTGCTGGTGCTCCTGCTGTTCGCGGGACTGTCGCTGATCATCTCGGTGCTGCCGTTTTCCGTCCACTAA
- a CDS encoding glutathione S-transferase family protein, translated as MSDPIVYGFPRSTYVNIVRLVLTHKDVPYTFRDLETVMGKPEHLALHPFNRVPILEHGGFTVYETSAIASYIDEAFAGPRLTPQDVRDRARMNQWISAVNSYYYPYMIYHVTHERLVFPELGIAADEEVVAHALPKVELGLGVLERELSHGQDYLLGAEITLADFFILPSTFAFSLTEEGRKMYPQFPAFCRWRERMESLPTTKKLRAILPPRAPIDHAREWANSHRPKY; from the coding sequence ATGTCCGATCCGATTGTATATGGTTTTCCGCGAAGCACCTACGTCAACATCGTTAGGCTTGTGCTGACGCACAAGGACGTGCCGTATACCTTTCGTGACCTTGAAACGGTGATGGGCAAGCCGGAGCATCTGGCGTTGCACCCGTTCAACCGCGTACCGATCCTGGAGCACGGTGGTTTTACGGTCTACGAGACCAGCGCTATCGCCTCCTATATCGACGAGGCGTTTGCCGGGCCGCGGTTGACGCCGCAGGACGTCCGTGACCGTGCCCGCATGAACCAGTGGATCAGCGCGGTCAATTCCTACTACTACCCCTACATGATCTATCATGTGACGCACGAACGGCTCGTCTTCCCCGAGCTCGGCATCGCAGCCGATGAAGAGGTCGTGGCGCACGCGCTGCCAAAGGTCGAGCTTGGGCTCGGCGTCCTGGAGCGCGAGCTATCGCATGGGCAGGACTATCTGCTCGGTGCCGAGATCACGCTCGCGGATTTCTTCATCCTGCCGAGTACCTTCGCGTTTAGCCTGACCGAGGAGGGGCGCAAGATGTATCCGCAGTTCCCTGCCTTCTGCCGGTGGCGCGAGCGAATGGAAAGCCTGCCCACCACGAAGAAGTTGCGGGCAATTCTACCACCTCGTGCCCCGATTGATCATGCCCGCGAATGGGCCAATTCGCACCGGCCGAAATATTGA
- a CDS encoding DUF1127 domain-containing protein — MPTLTIRAARHGPLLHQENWGTRVSLGWRRFCLMRARHRQRKALRDLADDPHLLSDIGVTREQALQEADKPFWR, encoded by the coding sequence ATGCCAACCTTGACTATTCGTGCGGCCCGCCATGGTCCGCTACTTCATCAGGAAAACTGGGGCACGCGCGTCAGCCTGGGCTGGCGCCGATTTTGCCTTATGCGGGCGCGGCATAGACAGCGCAAGGCGCTCCGCGATCTCGCTGATGACCCCCATCTGCTCTCGGACATCGGCGTGACTCGTGAGCAGGCACTGCAAGAAGCCGACAAGCCGTTTTGGCGGTGA
- a CDS encoding transcriptional regulator GcvA: MRPRLPPLNNLKAFEAAARHESFTRAAEELCVTQGAVSQQVKALEQGLGLKLFNRERQRLVITEAGRDYLTVVRDALDRIAVGTERLLQRQNAGVLTVSTSPDFAAKWLVHRLGHFAEAHSGIDLRVSATLHHVDFAREDVDLAVRHGDGNWPGFDTVQLSGERLFAVCSPKLLLGRRGLSKPTGILKYPLIHLDSRADWTHWLREAGIDESAVTHGPLLNRASMVIDAAIDGQGIALARTTLAAWDLINGRLIRPFPNSLPLSKTYWIVCPKATSNVPKIVTFRNWLLAEAAEDARRLRSALRR, from the coding sequence ATGCGCCCGCGCCTGCCGCCTCTCAACAACCTGAAAGCGTTCGAAGCCGCCGCACGGCACGAAAGCTTCACGCGCGCTGCCGAGGAACTCTGTGTTACGCAAGGTGCGGTAAGCCAGCAGGTCAAGGCGCTCGAACAAGGGCTCGGGCTCAAGCTGTTCAATCGTGAACGCCAGCGTCTGGTCATCACGGAAGCGGGACGCGACTATCTCACGGTCGTGCGCGATGCCCTGGACCGGATTGCAGTTGGCACAGAGCGACTTCTCCAGCGTCAGAACGCCGGTGTCCTGACCGTCAGCACCTCGCCCGACTTCGCCGCCAAATGGCTCGTGCACCGGCTCGGTCATTTTGCCGAAGCCCATTCCGGCATCGACCTCCGCGTCTCGGCAACGCTGCATCATGTGGACTTCGCACGCGAGGACGTCGACCTTGCCGTCCGGCACGGCGACGGCAACTGGCCGGGGTTCGATACCGTCCAGTTGAGCGGCGAGCGGCTTTTTGCGGTTTGCAGCCCGAAGCTGCTTTTGGGACGTCGCGGGCTCAGCAAGCCCACAGGCATTCTGAAGTATCCTCTGATCCATCTGGACAGCCGGGCGGATTGGACGCACTGGCTGCGGGAGGCCGGAATCGATGAGAGCGCGGTCACGCATGGACCGCTTCTCAACCGGGCGAGCATGGTCATCGATGCCGCTATCGATGGGCAGGGCATTGCGCTGGCGCGAACGACCTTGGCCGCATGGGATCTGATCAACGGCCGCTTGATACGCCCCTTTCCGAATTCGCTTCCATTGTCGAAGACGTATTGGATTGTGTGTCCCAAAGCGACGTCGAACGTGCCGAAGATCGTGACGTTCCGAAACTGGCTGTTGGCGGAAGCGGCAGAGGATGCACGCCGCCTCAGATCGGCTCTTCGGCGATAA
- a CDS encoding YncE family protein, giving the protein MSHWLRKLAVALAGIVLSGAATSARPEENSPLQLEAKILLGHVRGRIDHMAVDLKRQRLFVAELGNDSVGVVDLASRSVIHTISGLNEPQGVAYEPSTDMLFVANARDGSVKVFDGNDYKAKGQIELGSDADNIRIDAAAQRVIVGYGDGALAYLDVTTRNKVQNTPLKAHPESFQPDPDTNRIFVNLPNVRAVAVVDGKSGKQLTSWPVDRGGNYAMAIDRERNRLLVAFRSPPGLGVLELADGKSIGTADTCGDVDDLFVDARRKRVYVSCGQGYVDVLEANGVAYQRISRVPTVAGARTSLFIPEMDRLIVAVRESFAGPAAIWIFRPVA; this is encoded by the coding sequence ATGTCCCATTGGCTCCGGAAGTTGGCAGTGGCGTTGGCCGGCATCGTGCTGAGCGGCGCCGCGACGTCTGCCCGGCCGGAAGAGAACAGCCCCTTGCAACTCGAGGCCAAGATACTGCTTGGCCACGTGCGTGGGCGGATCGATCACATGGCGGTCGACCTGAAGCGACAGCGATTGTTCGTAGCCGAACTGGGCAACGACAGCGTCGGTGTCGTCGATCTCGCTAGTCGCAGCGTGATACACACGATATCCGGTTTGAACGAGCCGCAAGGCGTTGCCTATGAGCCGTCGACTGACATGCTCTTTGTAGCCAATGCCCGCGATGGTTCGGTCAAGGTGTTCGATGGCAACGACTACAAGGCGAAGGGGCAAATCGAACTTGGAAGTGACGCCGACAATATCCGCATCGATGCCGCAGCCCAACGGGTCATTGTCGGCTACGGCGACGGCGCTTTGGCATACCTCGACGTTACGACCCGCAACAAGGTCCAGAACACGCCATTGAAGGCGCACCCGGAGAGCTTCCAGCCCGATCCCGATACGAATCGAATTTTCGTCAACCTTCCCAATGTTCGCGCAGTGGCCGTGGTGGACGGAAAATCCGGAAAGCAGCTTACCAGCTGGCCGGTGGATAGGGGCGGAAACTATGCGATGGCCATCGACCGCGAGCGAAATCGGCTTCTCGTGGCGTTTCGCAGTCCACCCGGGCTCGGCGTCTTGGAGCTTGCCGACGGCAAGTCCATCGGGACCGCCGACACCTGTGGAGACGTCGACGATCTCTTCGTCGATGCCAGGCGCAAGCGTGTCTATGTCAGCTGTGGTCAGGGTTATGTCGACGTGCTCGAGGCGAATGGCGTGGCGTACCAAAGAATCTCACGCGTTCCGACCGTGGCCGGGGCGCGAACATCGCTGTTCATTCCGGAGATGGATCGGCTGATCGTGGCCGTCCGAGAGAGTTTCGCCGGGCCTGCGGCGATCTGGATATTCAGGCCGGTAGCTTGA
- a CDS encoding superoxide dismutase, protein MSYQAKPMPFDPKSISGISEKVLVSHYENNYVGAVKRLNAIGTQLAELDFAKAPNFVINGLKREELIASNSMILHEVYFDGLGGAGGPSGALADAIARDFGSVERWRTEFAAMGKAEGGGSGWVILSYSPRDRRLINQWAADHTTTLAGGRPVLVLDMYEHAYHMDFGAAAARYVDVYMEAIRWDNAARLYERYARET, encoded by the coding sequence ATGTCTTACCAGGCCAAACCGATGCCGTTCGATCCAAAGTCGATCAGCGGTATCTCTGAAAAGGTACTCGTGAGCCACTACGAGAACAACTACGTCGGCGCGGTGAAGCGGCTCAACGCGATCGGCACGCAGCTCGCCGAGCTCGACTTCGCCAAGGCGCCGAACTTTGTCATCAACGGCCTGAAGCGCGAAGAGCTGATCGCGTCGAACTCGATGATTCTGCACGAGGTCTACTTCGACGGCCTCGGTGGCGCGGGTGGGCCGAGCGGCGCGCTCGCCGACGCGATTGCGCGCGACTTCGGCAGCGTGGAGCGCTGGCGGACGGAATTCGCGGCGATGGGCAAGGCAGAAGGGGGTGGTTCGGGTTGGGTGATACTTTCCTATTCACCTCGCGACAGGCGGCTCATCAACCAATGGGCCGCCGATCATACGACGACGCTCGCCGGCGGTCGCCCGGTACTGGTGCTCGATATGTATGAGCACGCCTATCACATGGATTTCGGTGCGGCGGCGGCCCGCTACGTCGACGTCTACATGGAGGCCATTCGCTGGGACAACGCCGCCAGGCTCTACGAACGATACGCGAGGGAAACCTGA
- a CDS encoding DUF1259 domain-containing protein translates to MAVSGFPLARTQAQDVDWQKVDDTLGRKPAVAGDVHRYGFPRSDLAVTLDGVTIKPALALGGWVAFKPAHGGAMIMGDLVLLESEINPVMAKMIAGGLEISAVHNHLLRASPATFYMHVAGHGDPARLAAAIHDALVESKTPLTVAAPSSPQPAVDLDTAQLDQIIGVKGQANGGVYAFTVPRRDPISEGGMPLNPAGPLGVATGINFQPTGDGKAAITGDFVLTGEEVNPVIAALKTNGIEVTALHSHMLDEQQRLFFMHFWANDDAIKLAKGLRAALDKTASTKS, encoded by the coding sequence ATGGCGGTCAGCGGATTTCCGCTCGCGCGCACCCAGGCGCAGGACGTCGACTGGCAAAAGGTCGATGACACGCTGGGCCGAAAGCCGGCTGTTGCCGGCGACGTGCATCGTTACGGCTTTCCGCGCAGCGATCTTGCCGTGACGCTCGACGGCGTGACGATCAAGCCCGCGCTCGCGCTCGGCGGCTGGGTCGCGTTCAAGCCCGCGCATGGCGGCGCGATGATTATGGGCGATCTGGTGCTGCTCGAATCCGAGATCAATCCGGTGATGGCGAAGATGATCGCGGGCGGGCTCGAGATATCAGCCGTGCACAATCATTTGCTGCGCGCGAGCCCGGCAACATTCTACATGCATGTCGCCGGACACGGCGATCCCGCCAGACTCGCCGCGGCCATCCACGATGCGCTCGTCGAGAGCAAGACGCCGCTCACCGTCGCGGCGCCGTCGAGCCCTCAGCCCGCAGTCGATCTTGATACGGCGCAGCTCGATCAGATCATCGGCGTCAAGGGACAGGCCAATGGTGGCGTCTACGCGTTCACCGTGCCGCGTCGCGATCCCATCAGTGAAGGCGGCATGCCGCTCAATCCGGCCGGACCGCTGGGTGTTGCGACCGGCATCAACTTCCAGCCGACCGGCGACGGCAAGGCCGCCATCACCGGCGATTTCGTCCTGACGGGCGAGGAGGTGAACCCGGTGATTGCGGCGCTCAAGACGAACGGCATCGAGGTGACGGCGCTGCACAGCCACATGCTGGACGAGCAGCAGCGCCTGTTCTTCATGCATTTCTGGGCCAACGACGACGCGATCAAGCTCGCCAAGGGCCTGCGCGCCGCACTCGACAAGACCGCAAGCACGAAGAGCTGA
- the oxlT gene encoding oxalate/formate MFS antiporter, whose translation MTDMVQAAAPTAARVSDTYRWAQLAIGVAAMVMIANYQYGWTFFVPDIQKTFGWDRASIQWAFTLFVLFETWLVPVEGWFVDKYGPRIVVLVGGVLCAIGWVINAQATTLNGYYLGMIIAGIGAGAVYGTCVGNALKWFPDKRGLAAGLTAAGFGAGSALTVAPIQAMIKDSGFQSTFLYFGLGQGIIICILAFFLFAPKPGQVPSVVQNAALVQSRRNYQPTEVLRQPIFWLMYFMFMIVGAGGLMVTANLKPIAVDWKVDAIPVTLVGMTMTAVTFVATIDRVLNGLTRPFFGWISDMIGRENTMFIAFGMEGVGIWMLYLWGHDPVWFVLLSGFVFFAWGEIYSLFPSTCTDTFGAKFATTNAGLLYTAKGTAALLVPVANYVQQTSGHWDNVFIIAAGANILASLLAILVLKPWRKTVVAQASA comes from the coding sequence ATGACGGACATGGTGCAAGCAGCGGCGCCCACAGCGGCACGCGTCAGCGACACCTATCGCTGGGCTCAACTCGCGATCGGGGTCGCCGCGATGGTGATGATCGCGAACTACCAATACGGATGGACGTTCTTCGTCCCCGACATCCAGAAAACATTCGGCTGGGATCGCGCCTCGATCCAATGGGCCTTTACGTTATTCGTGCTGTTCGAAACCTGGCTCGTGCCGGTCGAGGGATGGTTCGTCGACAAATACGGTCCACGCATCGTCGTGCTCGTCGGCGGCGTGCTCTGCGCGATCGGCTGGGTGATCAACGCCCAGGCGACCACGCTCAACGGTTATTATCTCGGCATGATCATCGCGGGCATCGGCGCAGGCGCCGTCTACGGCACTTGCGTCGGCAATGCGCTGAAATGGTTTCCGGACAAGCGCGGTCTTGCCGCGGGCCTCACCGCGGCGGGCTTCGGCGCTGGCTCCGCGCTCACGGTCGCGCCGATCCAGGCAATGATCAAGGACAGCGGATTCCAGTCCACCTTCCTCTATTTCGGCCTCGGCCAAGGCATCATCATCTGCATTCTCGCCTTCTTCCTGTTCGCGCCAAAGCCGGGCCAGGTGCCGAGTGTGGTGCAGAATGCCGCGCTCGTGCAGAGCCGCCGCAACTATCAGCCGACCGAAGTGCTGCGCCAGCCGATCTTCTGGCTGATGTACTTCATGTTCATGATCGTCGGCGCCGGCGGCTTGATGGTGACGGCGAACCTCAAACCCATCGCGGTCGACTGGAAGGTCGACGCCATTCCGGTCACGCTCGTCGGCATGACCATGACGGCGGTGACGTTCGTAGCCACGATCGATCGTGTGCTCAACGGCCTGACGCGTCCGTTCTTCGGCTGGATCTCCGACATGATCGGCCGCGAGAACACGATGTTCATCGCCTTCGGCATGGAAGGCGTCGGCATCTGGATGCTCTACCTCTGGGGCCACGATCCCGTCTGGTTCGTGCTGCTGTCGGGCTTCGTGTTCTTCGCCTGGGGCGAGATCTACTCGCTGTTCCCCTCGACCTGCACCGACACGTTCGGCGCAAAGTTCGCGACCACAAATGCGGGTCTGCTCTACACTGCGAAGGGCACGGCGGCACTCCTTGTTCCCGTGGCCAACTATGTGCAGCAGACCTCGGGCCATTGGGACAATGTGTTCATCATCGCGGCCGGCGCCAATATCCTTGCCTCGCTGCTTGCGATCCTGGTGCTGAAACCCTGGCGCAAGACGGTGGTCGCGCAGGCGTCCGCCTAA
- the oxlT gene encoding oxalate/formate MFS antiporter — protein sequence MISSTDGAVTAAPLRSGFRWLQLVMGIVCMAMIANLQYGWTLFVDPIDAKHHWGRAAIQLAFTIFVVTETWLVPIEAWFVDKYGPRIVIMFGGVMIALSWVLNSYADSLTFLYAAAVVGGMGAGAVYGTCVGNALKWFPDRRGLAAGATAAGFGAGAAITVVPIASMIASSGYQTAFFTFGIGQGVIVFVLAFFIQPPSIFVPPRKKKLNLPQTKIDFTPPQVLRSPIFWVMYVVFVMVASGGLMTAAQIAPIAHDFNIANTPVTLAGFQMAALTFAISLDRIFDGFGRPFFGWVSDNIGREHTMFIAFGTAALMLLTLSAYGHVPVVFVLATAVYFGVFGEIYSLFPATCGDTFGSKFATTNNGMLYTAKGTASLLVPLASVISATYGWKSVFVIAVALNATAALMAVFVIKPLRRSFILGKEATATDTATGNAKTETA from the coding sequence ATGATTTCCAGCACGGACGGCGCCGTCACGGCCGCGCCTCTTCGAAGTGGTTTCCGTTGGCTCCAGCTCGTGATGGGCATCGTCTGCATGGCGATGATCGCGAACCTGCAATATGGCTGGACGCTGTTCGTCGATCCGATCGACGCCAAGCATCACTGGGGTCGCGCCGCGATCCAGCTCGCCTTCACGATCTTCGTGGTGACCGAAACCTGGCTGGTGCCGATCGAGGCTTGGTTCGTCGACAAATACGGCCCGCGCATCGTGATCATGTTCGGCGGCGTGATGATCGCGCTGTCCTGGGTGCTCAACTCCTACGCTGACTCGCTCACCTTCCTCTACGCCGCTGCGGTCGTTGGCGGCATGGGCGCGGGCGCGGTGTACGGCACCTGCGTCGGCAACGCGCTGAAATGGTTCCCCGACCGTCGCGGCCTTGCCGCCGGCGCGACTGCCGCAGGCTTCGGCGCGGGCGCAGCGATCACCGTGGTGCCGATCGCCAGCATGATCGCCTCCAGCGGCTACCAGACCGCGTTCTTCACCTTCGGCATCGGCCAGGGCGTGATCGTCTTCGTGCTCGCCTTCTTCATCCAGCCGCCGTCGATCTTCGTGCCGCCGAGGAAGAAGAAGCTCAACCTGCCGCAGACCAAGATCGACTTCACGCCGCCGCAGGTGCTGCGCAGCCCCATTTTCTGGGTGATGTACGTGGTCTTCGTGATGGTCGCCTCCGGCGGCCTGATGACCGCGGCCCAGATCGCGCCGATCGCGCACGACTTCAACATCGCCAACACGCCGGTCACGCTTGCCGGCTTCCAGATGGCGGCGCTGACCTTCGCGATCTCGCTCGACCGCATCTTCGACGGTTTCGGTCGTCCGTTCTTCGGTTGGGTCTCCGACAATATCGGCCGCGAGCACACCATGTTCATCGCCTTCGGCACGGCCGCTCTGATGCTGCTGACGCTGTCGGCCTATGGCCACGTGCCTGTTGTCTTCGTGCTGGCGACGGCGGTGTACTTTGGCGTGTTCGGTGAGATCTACTCGCTGTTCCCCGCAACCTGCGGCGACACCTTCGGCTCGAAGTTCGCAACCACCAACAACGGCATGCTCTACACTGCGAAGGGTACCGCCTCGTTGCTGGTGCCGCTCGCAAGCGTGATCTCGGCGACCTATGGCTGGAAGTCGGTGTTCGTCATTGCAGTCGCGCTGAACGCGACGGCGGCACTGATGGCGGTGTTCGTGATCAAGCCGCTGCGGCGCTCCTTCATCCTCGGCAAGGAAGCGACCGCAACGGACACCGCAACGGGCAACGCCAAGACCGAGACGGCGTAG